Within Moritella sp. Urea-trap-13, the genomic segment CCTTTTTGGTTAAAAACGGATCATCCTCGGCATGAATAAATAAGGTTGGGGTTTGGATCTTGTGCAAAAATTGCAAACTACTGCATTGACTATAATAATCCAGTGCATCTTTAAAACCATGTAACGGCGCCGTAACCCGATCGTCAAACTCAACAAAGGTATTGAGCTTCTTCACTTGCTTGGTGGTCATGTCTAACGCTGAACGCATGTCTAAATGTTCAAACTTACGCACCACGCTGGCTTGTAAACGTTTAATCAATCGACGTTGATAGGCTTTGGAAAAACCTTTTTTAATCCGCTCAGCACTTTCCGCTAACAGCAATGGCGCTGAAACAATTGAAGCAGCTAACAGCTGTGATTTTGTACCGGTTTGAGCCAAATAATGCGTGAGTACGCTGCCACCCAGTGAATAGCCAACCGCAAATAAAGGCGCATTCGGGTAACGTTTGGCAATTAATCCAATCACATAACTGGCATCGCTGGTATCACCGGAATGATAAGCGCGTAATAAACGGTTTGATTCTTCACTGCAACCCCGAAAATGCATCACCAATCCAATCCAACCCGCCGCACTGACCGCCCGCATAATGCCCTTCACATAGGGAGACTCGACAGAGCCTTCAAGCCCATGGAAAATAATAACAATCGGCTTATTATTCTCGACAGTTGGCTTCGTGGTCCAAGCAAGATCAAGAAAATCACCATCTTCAAGCTCGAGCCTTTCATTGATTGTCGGTATCTCCAGATTGCGAAGATTAATCGTCGGCAGCATGGTTTGTAAATGCGCATTACGCATCCACCACTGCGGCTGAAATTGACTCGGTTGAAACATCTTTGAATACCTTAAGTTAACCAACTGACCGTTTAAACAACGTCTTACATTTGATTGGATATATTATAATAACACCACTAGGAGATTTTATAATAACACTACAAATATACTTTATAATAACATTACAAATAGTTAAATTACGGCCAGTTGAGTAATTAATACCGCCCAGGTTAATAATGTTGTAAACTGAAAATAATTTTATTTATAGCCAGTAGCATTAATGAATTATATAGAACTTGAATCTTATTCTCGAAAATGGATCTTTAATCATAAATCGTTACCTGTTAACAGTGATGATTTAGCTAATATCAAACCATTTAGTAAAGCCAGAGCCAGCCAACTGTGGAGCCAACTGATTAGCTCGCAATGTAATTTTACCGATCAATTCAGTAAAGGCGACTGGCCACACGACCAAAAGACTTGGTCACAAGAAGCCGACTGGCAAACAGCTTGGGATGATGACGATAATAATGAGTTACCTGAAGCAGTGCTCGCGCATCTAACCTGGGATGATAACAGTAAAGTTTATTTTTGCTATGAACGCTTCAATATGATTGAAACGAACTGGGGCACATTTAAACGCAACTGGAAAAACTTTTTGTTTTATGATGATGGCGCACTATTAATCTCTGCAAAACGCAAAGAAACCCTCTCATTTCGACAAAACGGTAGCGTATTAATTGGTACCCGCGCACCTGTTGCGCCAGCAAAATAAAGAGCCATTATGCATACTCCTTGTAGTTGTGGTTTAGCAATGCCCTTTAAAGATTGCTGCGGTAAATATATTTATGGGATAGCAGCGGCTGCAACTGCCGAGCAACTAATGCGTTCGCGTTATAGTGCTTATGTGCATAATGCGCCGGTATATTTAATGGCAACCCATCATCCTGATTTTATTCGCGATTTAAATGAAGATTTAATTGCCGATACGGCGAAAAATACTCAATGGTTACGATTAGAAATAATCATGAGTCAAGGTGATGAAGAAAGCGAAACTGGTATAGTAGAATTCAAAGCTTGGTTTCAAGATGGTGAAGAAGAGGCATGTCTGCATGAGCGTTCTAACTTCATCGTTGAAGACCAGCAATGGTTTTATACTCAGGGTGAACTAAACCCGGCACCGCTTAAGCAAGGTCGAAATGATCTGTGTTTATGTGGCAGTGGTCAAAAACACAAAAAGTGCTGTGGTTAACGCCAGCAGAAAATATGGCTAAACAGATAGTAGAAACAAATATCTTGTTTAGCCATAGACAATTACACATCAAATAAAGTAGTAGATATAATCATGGAAAAGAAAATATTACTGGCTGATTGTCCCGATCAAAAAGGACTTATCTCAAAAATCACCAACATCTGTTACAAGCATCAACTCAACATCACCAATAATACCGAATTTGTTGATAACACCCATAATCGCTTTTTTATGCGTACCGAACTCGAAGGCATATTCAACGATGAAACCTTGCTTACCGATCTGGATAGTGCTCTTCCAACAGGCTCGCACCGCAAACTAGTGTCAGCTGGTCGCAAACGCATCGTCATTTTAGTAACCAAAGAAGCGCATTGTCTTGGTGATATCTTAATGAAAAATTACTACGGCGGCTTGGATGTTGAAATCGCCGCAGTTGTTGGTAATTATGATAGCCTTGCTGAATTAGCAGAAAAATTTGATGTACCTTATCACACGGTTTCTCATGTCGGTATTAGCCGTGAGGAACACGAAGCACAGATCATTGAGACAGTAGCAAAATACCAACCGGATTATGTTATTTTAGCAAAATACATGCGTATTTTAACGCCACATTTTGTTGCTGCATTTGAAAATAAAATCATCAATATTCATCATTCTTTCCTACCTGCTTTTATTGGTGCACAACCTTATAAGCAAGCATTTGAACGTGGTGTAAAAATTATTGGTGCCACAGCCCACTACGTCACCAATAATCTTGATGAAGGGCCAATTATTTTGCAAGACGTGATCCACGTGGATCATAAATATAATGCCGAAGATATGGCACGTTCAGGAAAAGATGTAGAAAAGTCAGTGCTCAGTAAAGCGCTGCGTCTGGTACTTGAAGAGCGCGTCTTTATTTATGAAAACCGCACCGTCGTATTTTAGGCATTTGCCTATTTTAGCACTCACTGCAAAAAAAGTTGTTTCAAAGAAATAGCTGCGGCATAAAATGTCAGGCTCATAAATCATTATGGGCCTACCTCAGTTAATCTTCACATTTACCTTTACACTATTCACTATATTGCTAATATTAATCACTTATTCCTCATATCACGGTTTATTATGCTAACAATTATTTTTACTGCCTTACTCAGTAGCCTCTTTACCGCACTGGCTTTTATATCTGTATTCAATAGAGTGATTAAACCTTACCTAGCAACACAAATCACCTTAATAAAAACCGAAGCAGAAGCTACAATTAGCCAAGCATCGCCACAAATAAGTAAAGAGATAGCAGATGCTATAGAAGCAAAAATTGCTGAACTACAGCCAGCGCTAGAAGCGCATGTGAAGCAGGAACTTGATCAAATCATTGACGATTTTTTACCACAACTCAGTAAAGAAGTAGAAGACGGAGTTGATAATTCCTTTAAAAAGTTTATCCCAACCATGATGGGATCAGCAGCGACTATGCCTGCTGAAACGCTAATTAAAACCAGTTCAAGCTTATTTAATACCGGCATTGGTATATTACGAAGTGTCACTCCAGATGTAAAAAAATAGCCTAACGACGTGATCCAGTTAGCATTTAAAACAATCAGACTTGCAACTGGATCGACCTGCCTATGAGCAAATTTAATGTAAACTGGTGTTTTCATTATCGTAGCTTAATTAAATATGTTTCTAAACGAATTCTATTCTCAAAAAGACAGCTCTTTTCGCTTTACTCAACAACAGGCTAGTCGCTTTGCTAAAACGGTAGCAAACGATTATAACAAGATCCATGATGTGGATAATAAACGTTTTTGTGTACCTGGCGACTTACTTTT encodes:
- a CDS encoding hydrolase; amino-acid sequence: MFQPSQFQPQWWMRNAHLQTMLPTINLRNLEIPTINERLELEDGDFLDLAWTTKPTVENNKPIVIIFHGLEGSVESPYVKGIMRAVSAAGWIGLVMHFRGCSEESNRLLRAYHSGDTSDASYVIGLIAKRYPNAPLFAVGYSLGGSVLTHYLAQTGTKSQLLAASIVSAPLLLAESAERIKKGFSKAYQRRLIKRLQASVVRKFEHLDMRSALDMTTKQVKKLNTFVEFDDRVTAPLHGFKDALDYYSQCSSLQFLHKIQTPTLFIHAEDDPFLTKKVIPKLEDMSANIAFELSRYGGHVGFVYGSILKPKYWLEERIPTWFHEFTPK
- a CDS encoding DUF2947 domain-containing protein gives rise to the protein MNYIELESYSRKWIFNHKSLPVNSDDLANIKPFSKARASQLWSQLISSQCNFTDQFSKGDWPHDQKTWSQEADWQTAWDDDDNNELPEAVLAHLTWDDNSKVYFCYERFNMIETNWGTFKRNWKNFLFYDDGALLISAKRKETLSFRQNGSVLIGTRAPVAPAK
- a CDS encoding YchJ family protein codes for the protein MHTPCSCGLAMPFKDCCGKYIYGIAAAATAEQLMRSRYSAYVHNAPVYLMATHHPDFIRDLNEDLIADTAKNTQWLRLEIIMSQGDEESETGIVEFKAWFQDGEEEACLHERSNFIVEDQQWFYTQGELNPAPLKQGRNDLCLCGSGQKHKKCCG
- the purU gene encoding formyltetrahydrofolate deformylase, whose product is MEKKILLADCPDQKGLISKITNICYKHQLNITNNTEFVDNTHNRFFMRTELEGIFNDETLLTDLDSALPTGSHRKLVSAGRKRIVILVTKEAHCLGDILMKNYYGGLDVEIAAVVGNYDSLAELAEKFDVPYHTVSHVGISREEHEAQIIETVAKYQPDYVILAKYMRILTPHFVAAFENKIINIHHSFLPAFIGAQPYKQAFERGVKIIGATAHYVTNNLDEGPIILQDVIHVDHKYNAEDMARSGKDVEKSVLSKALRLVLEERVFIYENRTVVF